In Mercurialis annua linkage group LG5, ddMerAnnu1.2, whole genome shotgun sequence, a single genomic region encodes these proteins:
- the LOC126680076 gene encoding protein NONRESPONDING TO OXYLIPINS 2, mitochondrial isoform X2, protein MASFCRSALMAGSRSIAATRSRTFTTAKSISSPSTRAISNASRVLSSLGSVDSLMPLHSAIANARLKSSIAVDTSCWSWLSQDFAVPR, encoded by the exons ATGGCGTCGTTTTGCAGATCTGCTTTAATGGCGGGATCAAGGTCCATAGCAGCGACTCGATCAAGAACCTTTACTACCGCAAAATCAATCTCTTCGCCATCAACACGAGCCATCTCTAACGCTTCAAG GGTTTTATCGTCTTTAGGAAGCGTGGATTCGTTGATGCCGTTACACAGTGCCATAGCCAATGCTCGGCTCAAATCCAGCATTGCCGTCGATACCTCTTGCTGGAGCTGGCTTTCTCAAG ATTTTGCAGTTCCTCGGTGA
- the LOC126680076 gene encoding protein NONRESPONDING TO OXYLIPINS 2, mitochondrial isoform X1: MASFCRSALMAGSRSIAATRSRTFTTAKSISSPSTRAISNASRVLSSLGSVDSLMPLHSAIANARLKSSIAVDTSCWSWLSQGFATTL; encoded by the exons ATGGCGTCGTTTTGCAGATCTGCTTTAATGGCGGGATCAAGGTCCATAGCAGCGACTCGATCAAGAACCTTTACTACCGCAAAATCAATCTCTTCGCCATCAACACGAGCCATCTCTAACGCTTCAAG GGTTTTATCGTCTTTAGGAAGCGTGGATTCGTTGATGCCGTTACACAGTGCCATAGCCAATGCTCGGCTCAAATCCAGCATTGCCGTCGATACCTCTTGCTGGAGCTGGCTTTCTCAAG GGTTTGCAACCACATTGTGA
- the LOC126683406 gene encoding uncharacterized protein LOC126683406: protein MAAILARKSLYALAARRLAVSGEVSNQYALRSGAHFYSTKQEDRERAQLEKELSKDWSSIFEQSINTLFLTEMVRGLSLTLKYFFERKVTINYPFEKGPLSPRFRGEHALRRYPTGEERCIACKLCEAICPAQAITIEAEEREDGSRRTTRYDIDMTKCIYCGLCQEACPVDAIVEGPNFEFATETHEELLYDKEKLLENGDRWETEIAENLRSESLYR, encoded by the exons ATGGCTGCCATCTTAGCTCGCAAGTCTCTTTACGCACTTGCCGCTCGTCGCCTT GCTGTGTCTGGAGAAGTTTCCAATCAATATGCACTACGATCTGGTGCACACTTTTATTCCACCAAACAAG AGGATAGAGAGAGAGCGCAGCTTGAAAAGGAGCTTTCCAAGGATTGGAGTTCTA TTTTTGAGCAAAGCATAAACACCCTATTTCTTACTGAAATGGTTCGTGGTTTGAGTTTGACCCTCAAGTACTTCTTTGAGAGAAAAGTCACC ATCAATTACCCATTTGAGAAGGGTCCTCTGAGCCCTCGTTTTCGTGGGGAGCATGCCCTTCGACGGTATCCAACTGGAGAGGAACGTTGCATTGCCTGCAAACTCTGTGAAGCT ATATGTCCTGCACAAGCCATCACAATTGAGGCTGAGGAACGTGAAGATGGAAGCCGAAGGACAACAAG GTATGATATTGACATGACGAAGTGCATCTACTGCGGATTATGCCAAGAGGCATGCCCTGTTGATGCAATTGTTGAGGGACCCAACTTCGAATTTGCAACCGAGACTCATGAG GAGCTTCTGTATGACAAAGAGAAGCTACTTGAGAATGGAGACCGTTGGGAAACAGAGATTGCAGAGAACCTGAGATCTGAGAGCCTCTACCGCTGA
- the LOC126683489 gene encoding uncharacterized protein LOC126683489 has protein sequence MGKGKGKVDPSGRRSTTEWPDNFRVFYVELKQLDFRVSYFDFRVLILGVFDFGFRVSDFDFRVSNLTGFCKIVVLGFHVKCTIWGFMVYFSALVNYCLGLFISINMNFFEIVAYLTQLLNLPPCQVWVDVEMSGTRYLTVTGGKTLKEYWYQDENLTMSDIAQRVNEMGYPEISRIGYYKPSGDWNKVTLVKDDNSLRNMFSEGYNFGYVQMFIEFKKAIAEFENYDRGESVLDAIRSYEAEKEADVGIGNAAIEKEGPVATENEAVDNTAIEMGNDNAHDESDSTYVCGSKEDSDDVSVSEGGSDFDDEYTSAREQKKNLRTKEVDGINGLGLDAMLKAPGGVASVNRKYWEGGAVGNLDAHAGVEESDAGSAYADSEDEMLTPSSSDGDNLEIKKRKRRTKWAICHGHDIRWKRSERYKVEARCIAGCSWRLYASRRKSCTSFRITGLHNEHTCQRASKNRQATSEWVAIEFIKKFRRQPSYKPCYMQGDLKDKYSGLAVPLSCCYRAKTIGMIIIRGSLETHYTKFRAYDAKLRRVDPEGLFRFHFINDPSTGDPVFQRYYVGFSGLRKGFTRGCRPVLCVDGCFLKTLVVGVLLSVVWRDANNQMYPVAWAIAEAENEETWTWFMELLISDLGFGEGLYLTLISDQQKGLKNAIRKVVSYAEHRNCARHIYANWKKKHKDPELKRLFWKAVNCTNLAEFESVLDMIKAEKTSAYDDFMKQLENIFCKAFVRPHSKCDAITSNLVETFNGYISKSRQLQAINMLEDIQSSLMERMSLKSELMDNHFEAICPLVRQRIDKNQAMTRTCEAKLAKGAFQVSSGEDQYVVNLKNKTCT, from the exons ATGGGtaaaggaaaaggaaaagtaGATCCATCTGGGAGACGAAGTACAACAGAATGGCCCGACAATTTCAG ggttttttaTGTCGAATTAAAGCAGTTAGATTTTAGGGTTTCTTATTTCGATTTTAGGGTTCTAATTTTAGG ggtttttgattttggttttaGGGTTTCTGATTTTGATTTTAGGGTTTCTAATTTAACT GGATTTTGTAAAATTGTGGTTTTAGGGTTTCATGTGAAATGTACAATTTGGGGTTTTATGGTTTATTTTTCTGCTTTGGTAAATTACTGTTTAGGGCTCTTTATTTCAATTAACATGAACTTCTTTGAGATTGTAGCTTAC CTTACCCAATTACTGAATCT GCCACCATGTCAGGTTTGGGTCGATGTGGAGATGTCGGGGACACGATACCTTACCGTTACCGGTGGGAAGACACTAAAAGAGTATTGGTATCAGGACGAGAATCTTACGATGAGCGACATAGCACAAAGGGTTAATGAAATGGGGTACCCAGAAATCAGTCGAATCGGGTACTACAAACCGAGTGGTGATTGGAATAAGGTTACACTAGTGAAGGATGATAACAGTCTTAGAAATATGTTCAGCGAAGGGTACAATTTTGGATATGTACAAATGTTTATAGAGTTTAAGAAGGCAATTGCAGAGTTTGAAAATTACGATCGAGGTGAAAGTGTTTTGGATGCAATAAGGAGCTATGAGGCTGAGAAGGAAGCTGATGTGGGTATTGGAAATGCAGCCATTGAGAAGGAAGGTCCAGTGGCCACTGAAAATGAAGCAGTTGACAATACAGCCATTGAAATGGGGAATGATAATGCACATGATGAGTCTGACAGCACATATGTATGTGGAAGCAAAGAAGACAGTGATGATGTAAGTGTTAGCGAAGGTGGGAGTGACTTTGATGATGAGTACACAAGTGCTAGGgaacaaaagaaaaatttaagaaCTAAAGAAGTTGATGGCATTAATGGGTTGGGGTTGGATGCCATGCTTAAAGCTCCCGGAGGTGTTGCCAGTGTTAACAGAAAGTATTGGGAAGGAGGGGCAGTTGGGAATTTGGATGCCCATGCTGGGGTTGAAGAGTCTGACGCCGGAAGTGCATATGCGGATAGTGAAGACGAGATGCTCACGCCATCTAGCAGCGATGGCGATAATTTGGAAATCAAAAAGAGAAAGCGACGAACCAAA TGGGCTATTTGTCATGGCCACGACATACGCTGGAAAAGGAGTGAGCGGTATAAAGTTGAAGCTAGATGCATAGCTGGTTGCTCGTGGAGATTATATGCAAGTAGGAGAAAATCATGCACCTCCTTTCGGATCACGGGGCTGCACAATGAGCACACGTGTCAGAGAGCATCAAAGAACAGACAAGCTACATCAGAGTGGGTGGCGATTGAATTTATTAAGAAGTTTAGGCGACAGCCTTCGTACAAACCGTGCTATATGCAAGGTGATTTGAAGGACAAGTACTCAGGACTAGCAGTCCCACTTTCATGCTGCTATAGAGCAAAAACTATAGGAATGATTATCATCAGAGGGTCCCTGGAAACCCATTACACCAAATTCAGAGCGTATGATGCTAAGTTGAGAAGGGTAGACCCGGAAGGGTTATTCCGGTTCCACTTTATTAATGACCCATCAACCGGCGATCCAGTTTTCCAGAGATACTACGTTGGGTTTTCAGGGTTAAGAAAAGGCTTTACGAGGGGTTGTCGGCCAGTGTTGTGTGTGGATGGATGTTTCCTCAAGACATTGGTTGTTGGTGTCCTGTTAAGTGTCGTATGGCGCGACGCGAACAACCAAATGTACCCTGTGGCGTGGGCAATCGCTGAAGCTGAAAATGAAGAAACGTGGACGTGGTTCATGGAGCTGTTGATTTCAGATCTGGGGTTTGGGGAGGGTCTCTATTTGACTCTGATCAGCGACCAACAGAAG GGATTAAAAAATGCAATTAGGAAAGTGGTCTCTTATGCGGAGCACCGTAATTGTGCCCGACATATATATGCGAATTGGAAGAAGAAGCACAAGGATCCGGAGCTGAAGCGACTGTTTTGGAAAGCTGTGAATTGCACAAATCTTGCAGAATTTGAGAGTGTGTTGGACATGATAAAGGCTGAAAAGACATCAGCTTACGATGATTTCATGAAGCAGTTAGAAAATATCTTTTGCAAAGCCTTTGTTAGGCCCCATTCAAAATGTGATGCGATAACGAGCAATTTGGTGGAGACCTTCAACGGTTACATTTCAAAATCGAGGCAGCTACAAGCAATCAACATGCTCGAAGACATTCAATCATCTTTGATGGAGAGGATGTCCTTGAAGTCGGAGTTGATGGATAACCATTTCGAAGCTATTTGTCCACTGGTCAGGCAGCGAATAGACAAGAATCAGGCTATGACTAGAACTTGTGAAGCAAAACTTGCAAAAGGGGCATTTCAAGTCAGTTCCGGTGAGGATCAGTATGTGGTAAACCTCAAAAACAAGACTTGCACTTAA
- the LOC126681962 gene encoding uncharacterized protein LOC126681962, with translation MFNCGLKDVGAMGYKFTWHRGRNEVGRIEERLDRALCSTEWIELFPDAIVENNASGPTIKQFRFSNVWLAKKKCVEVVDSAWSSNPVRNIADKLVGVKEALMYWGCKQGPNFKNRIEGLRKQMSSLQQFTDNSRLMEYNNLFQEYQDLLKEEETY, from the exons ATGTTTAATTGTGGTTTGAAAGACGTTGGGGCTATGGGGTACAAGTTCACGTGGCATCGAGGCAGGAATGAGGTTGGGCGTATTGAAGAGAGACTTGATCGGGCGTTGTGCTCAACTGAGTGGATTGAGCTGTTTCCTGATGCAATT GTGGAGAATAATGCTTCGGGCCCTACAATTAAACAATTCAGATTCAGTAATGTTTGGTTAGCAAAGAAAAAGTGCGTGGAAGTTGTAGACTCGGCTTGGAGCAGTAATCCAGTGAGAAATATTGCTGATAAACTTGTAGGAGTGAAGGAGGCGCTGATGTATTGGGGTTGTAAGCAAGGTCcgaattttaaaaaccgtattgAGGGGTTGAGAAAACAAATGAGTTCGCTGCAACAATTCACTGATAATAGCAGGTTGATGGAATATAATAACTTGTTTCAAGAATATCAGGACCTGTTGAAGGAAGAAGAGACATATTGA
- the LOC126681963 gene encoding uncharacterized protein LOC126681963: MRDVVVLCRDFMNNGFFRDGLNDTAIVVILKIISEVLANRMKSLMPRIISENQSAFVENRLITDNFLIAYEIGHYLRCKRRGKYGMAALKIDMSKAYDRMKWEFFEFMLRKMGFCDKWVHLIMYCIFSVRYTSIGDCTNMNLLILSRGLRQGNPFSPYLFIICAEGLSMMLA, translated from the exons ATGCG GGATGTGGTTGTGCTGTGTAGAGATTTTATGAATAATGGTTTTTTTAGAGATGGCTTAAATGACACTGCTATTGTTGTTATTCTCAAA ATCATTTCTGAAGTGCTGGCTAACAGAATGAAGAGTCTTATGCCTAGAATCATTTCAGAAAATCAGAGTGCGTTTGTGGAGAATAGACTGATTACTGATAATTTTCTTATTGCCTATGAAATTGGCCATTACTTGAGATGTAAGAGAAGGGGAAAATATGGTATGGCAGCGTTGAAAATTGACATGAGTAAGGCGTATGATAGAATGAAATGGGAGTTTTTTGAATTTATGCTTCGAAAGATGGGGTTTTGTGATAAATGGGTTCATTTGATTATGTATTGTATATTCTCTGTCAGGTATACGAGTATTGGTGACTGTACCAATATGAATCTGCTCATTCTGAGTAGAGGGTTGAGACAAGGAAATCCATTTTCCccatatttgtttattatttgtgcGGAAGGACTCAGTATGATGCTAGCTTAG
- the LOC126681961 gene encoding uncharacterized protein LOC126681961 codes for MSNLTKLEFTALDVSGKNYLSWILDAKIHLQASGHEDTIKEGNNASTQDRAKAMIFLRHHLDEGLKNEYLSEDNTLVLWNSLKERFDHQKTVILPKARYDWMHLRLQDFKSVGEYNSAIFRISSKLKLCGETITDEDLLEKTFSTFHASNVVLQQQYREKGFKKYSELISCLLVAEQNNELLMKNHAARPTGSAPFPEVNASAYRSPRGRGRGRGRGRGHGYGRGGNNYNHVGYNNSFRHKNHHQKWDKKEEKQENRNSGQYKHQVKNVDSKCYRCGMTGHWSRTCRTPKHLVELYQASLKENGKNIETNFVSDDDFDHSLMHNDSVDMTHLDVSDFLENNNNEN; via the coding sequence ATGTCAAACCTTACAAAGCTTGAATTTACGGCACTTGATGTATCtggaaaaaattatttgtcaTGGATACTAGATGCAAAAATACATCTGCAAGCCTCTGGTCATGAGGACACTATTAAAGAGGGAAATAATGCCTCTACTCAAGATCGTGCAAAAGCAATGATCTTCCTTCGCCATCATCTTGATGAaggattaaaaaatgaatatctcAGTGAAGATAATACACTTGTTCTCTGGAATAGTTTAAAAGAACGCTTCGACCATCAGAAGACTGTAATTCTTCCAAAAGCTCGTTATGACTGGATGCATTTAAGATTGCAGGATTTTAAAAGTGTTGGTGAATACAATTCTGCAATATTCCGAATTAGCTCAAAGCTAAAATTGTGTGGAGAAACAATTACTGATGaagatttattagaaaaaacatTCTCCACTTTTCATGCATCTAATGTGGTACTCCAGCAGCAGTATCGTGAGAAAGGGTTTAAGAAATATTCAGAGCTGATTTCTTGCCTTCTAGTGGCTGAGCAGAATAACGAGCTGTTAATGAAAAATCATGCGGCACGACCCACTGGTTCTGCTCCATTTCCTGAAGTAAATGCGAGCGCATATAGATCTCCTCGTGGTCGTGGTCGTGGCCGTGGTCGTGGTCGTGGTCATGGTTACGGTCGAGGTGGAAATAATTACAACCATGTCGGTTATAATAACTCCTTTAGGCATAAGAATCACCACCAGAAGTGGGATAAGAAGGAGGAGAAACAAGAAAACAGGAACAGTGGACAATACAAACATCAAGTGAAAAATGTCGATAGTAAATGTTATCGATGTGGCATGACTGGGCATTGGTCGCGTACCTGTCGTACGCCCAAACATCTTGTTGAGCTTTACCAAGCTTCCCTCAAGGAAAATGGAAAGAATATAGAAACAAATTTTGTTTCTGATGATGATTTTGACCACAGTCTGATGCATAATGACTCTGTAGACATGACACATTTAGATGTTTCTGATTTTCTTGAGAACAATAATAATGAAAACTAA